The proteins below come from a single Jaculus jaculus isolate mJacJac1 chromosome 12, mJacJac1.mat.Y.cur, whole genome shotgun sequence genomic window:
- the LOC105943929 gene encoding nuclear nucleic acid-binding protein C1D-like produces the protein MAGKEINGDYAVEIHEYLSTFESAIGAVGDMLNVMMSASRNELLQKLDPLEQAKVDLVSAYTLNSTIWVYLATQGVNPKEYPVKQELERIRVYMNKVKEINDKRKAAKLDRGAAAQFVKNALWEPKPKNASKVAKRKK, from the coding sequence ATGGCTGGTAAGGAAATCAATGGTGACTACGCAGTAGAAATCCATGAGTATTTATCCACGTTTGAGAGCGCCATCGGGGCAGTGGGTGACATGCTGAATGTCATGATGTCTGCTTCTAGAAATGAGCTACTGCAGAAGTTGGATCCACTTGAACAAGCAAAGGTGGATTTGGTTTCTGCATACACATTAAATTCAACGATTTGGGTTTATTTGGCAACTCAAGGAGTGAATCCTAAGGAGTATCCAGTGAAGCAGGAATTGGAAAGGATCAGAGTGTACATGAACAAAGTGAAAGAGATAAACGACAAGAGGAAGGCTGCCAAGCTGGACAGAGGCGCTGCTGCACAATTTGTGAAAAATGCTCTCTgggaaccaaaaccaaaaaatgcATCGAAGgttgctaaaagaaaaaaataa